Genomic window (Peromyscus eremicus unplaced genomic scaffold, PerEre_H2_v1 PerEre#2#unplaced_2252, whole genome shotgun sequence):
ACAATGAAATGTATTATAAATAGGGTTTGTTTGGTACTGTTCGCTGTTTCAGGCATCCACTGGAAGTCTTGGAATATAGCTGCCTCAAATAGGAGGGACGACTGTATTGAGCAGCTACTCTATACCAAAAACGGTACAACAATATGAAATAGTTCAGTAGTGAGAGAAACCTGACACATGTCTTTCTAAGGAACTTGGACCTGACCAGCAGGTGACGTAGAGACAGAGGCAATTGGtatcttatttaattttctgCATTAGAATAAAAAAGTTGTAttatcatgtatttttaaaaacatgataccTTGAGCATTTTTCTGGGTAATGGATTATGATGGAGTCAGTCATGCCTTTAAAGCTCACTATAAAAGGCATTTTTGTTGATAAAGGAGCTAGCCTAGATTTCACGTCTAATTTCTATCCTCTCAATTGCTTCTTGGCATAAGCTTGCAGGACAGTACTCTAACTCTGCTGCTAACGCCAACATCAACACTTTGAAGCATTTCTGCTGAGCAGCCAATTTTTCAGAGCCCACTTCATAAACTGTAATTAGTTTTCTATAAAGGGCAAATTATTCCCTTTCTAAATTTCAGTGTTTATTATGAGTTTGCTATACATTAGTATCTATACATTTCTTCCGCAGTTAGCTCAAGGGAATCCACATCTTTTTGTCCTATAAACCTTTCAACTTAAAAATAGAAGCTGTTATTATCAAAGAAGAGAAGTGTCTGAAATGAGCTCAATGGGCAGCAGGAAGGACTACAAGATGTCAAGACAGATGACATAATTCATGGAGGAGTTAAATTCTAAGAATTATCTAAGCaagcaataataaaaacacaagtgcAGGTCTGGATTTCGAATAACAGAATTATCAGATAATTGATAGATAAATCAAATGACCATTAGTTATCCTTATATTGGGGGTTCAAAAAATCAAGcaaggagctgggtgtggtggtgacacCTTTAAACCTaccacttgagaggtagaggcaggtgatctctgagtctgaggtcagcctggtctacaccgagagttccaggacagccagggctacacagagaaactctgtctcgaaaaactaaaaacagaacaacaaaaagaaatcaagtaAGACTTGGaatttgggaagagagagagggagagagggagagagggagggagggagaaagagagcgagagcgagagcgagagcgagagcgagagcgagagcgagagcgagagcgagagcgagagagagagagagagagagagagagagagagagagagagagagaatgcaactGTTCTTGTAGAGAGGGCACCAAAGCTGAGCAGTTCATATCCCatgcttctggcctccttggtcaacttgcgcacacacacacacacacacacacacacacacacacacacacacaaacacataaattaaaaacaaaaattgtgaAATTAAAGGCTTGGATTTCAAAATCAGTCAtgacaaagaaaagaatgagcAGCATCTTCATTATTCCCAAATATGTAATAAAAAGTCCTTTATTGCCTAAAAAATCTCAAATTCATTACTTGGCACAGAACAAGGACTCTTAGATTCCCATTACAATTACCCCCACTAACAAGAGAATCACAGACAAAAATGTGCTAACATTGCAACGAATTGTGAGTTTCTATTAGCTTTAAGGACGATTAGCTTGAATGAGAAGTTTGCTTGGTTTGGGTTTAAATCTTGTGAAGGCTCTATCTCCAAACATAGGTGTGCTACAAGCTTTACATCTCACTGCTAGCAAGGAAACAGGCAAGCTTTCTCAAGATTCTGTTAAATCTGATGATCACAGATGTCTTTGGAAATAACTGAGTAAGGGGCTCCTTACAGACAGGTCAAAGGAGTTCTTTCATTTTTACTATCCTTATCCCAGTGTCCCTTGGTTCCTTACTTCTTCCTTCATCCAGCCTGTTCTCAAACTATAGAATACACACTAAGCCCATACCTTTCTTGCATGCTAAATGCACTGAACTATCAGGATGAggacttaaatatttttttctttctttcttttcttttttctttttcttttttcaagggtttctctgtgtaacaaccctggctgtcctgaatctcgctctgtagaccaggctggccttgaactcagagatctgcctgcctctgcctccagagtgatgggattaaaggcatgggccatcatcGCCTAGCAAGTTTTAACTCTTTTATCCTTTATCTCTTAAgagctttctttaaaattttaatagaactctacattataaaattataactttTTCGGTTATAATAAAGCTAATACCTGACAAGTGTCGATTTCGTTTTCTACATCCATTGAAAGAGTGTGGTTATATGAAATTAGTTGGTTTATATTTCTATCGGATTTATAGTAAAACATTTTAGGATTGAGTGCCCAGTTATTACACTGAAAAACTGTAGCGTGCTAGAAACTTGACATAAACTATTTTGCAGATGTAGTCATCAATGTCCTTTCCTGGTAGGAAAATGAGGCATAACGTAGCCCTTTCATTTTTCTCACATTCTTCGTGTCAAATAACCTTGTAGAGATGAAAATGTTCTACCCGGTTACGATCATCCTGGGTGAATTTTCCAGAATTTGGCAACACAGGAGCCCCGTTCCATGGCGGACTCACAATCTTTTCCCAAGACAACTCCACATCGCCATGCTAACATTTTAAATTCTACTAGCGGGACTCAAATTCTAACCCTTAACAGTAAGGCTCTGCCAGCACTCACAGGGAGCATCTAAGAGCCAAGGTACACTCCTAAGCCACGGCGACCCACGGAGACCACCACCAGAGTGGCCCGCCTCGCCCTAGTCAGCACTACCCGTTCCCTCCGAGCGCAGATATCTTGCTCTTGATTGGTCGACGTGCGTGTCTGTCACACGGAGAGGGTGGGGCCCTGCCTTCAGCGCTAAAGGAGACGCCGTAGTTTTTACGTCATCTCGGGGCGACGAAATCCGCGAGGGAGGGGCGGGGGCGAGCGCTCCTGGCCGCGGTTGGGGGCTGCTGTGAAGGTGTCATGGCTGCTGCTGCGGAGCATAGTTCCTCAGGCAGCAGCGAGAGGAGCCCGGAGGGAAGCTCCAGCCCCCTCCTCACCCGCGAGGTGCTCTGCGAACTCTTTCGTTCCCTGCACACCCTGACTGGACAGGTAAGTGGAGGTGCGGCGCGGGGTGGGGAGCATCCCGGTCCTCTCCCGTTAGTCCTCCCCGGAGGCCGGGGTCGAGGAGCCCTCTGGCGTGGTGTAGGCAGCTGGGATGCCGCGGCCGCGGCTGCCGAGGCCGGGAGGAGCCCTGCCTGGGCCCGCGAGAGGCCAGCTGCACACTCGATGACCAAGCGTGAGTACCAGGTTCTAGAGAAAACCCGGGTCCTGGCGCCGAACGCTTGCAGAAAATCGATGCATAAGAGATGGTGAGGGTTAAGGAGGCTCCTGGCGCTTACGATCCTTTTGCCTTCGGTGTATTTATTGCAGAAATTAATTGGTTAGTATGGCCTGAAACTTTTCCTAGCGCCATCTCCACTCTTTAGGGGGTGTTTTactctgtgttttgtttctcttattattatttattgcatCTATTACTCTTCAAAACGGGGCATGGGGGATGTATGAGGATTTCTAAAATAAAACTTGTAATGTGCCTAAATTTGAGTGTAAATTGTTGGGTGGGTTATGTATGGCCAGTTCTAACTTGATTACTACTGTCGTGTAGCTATTAGCTAATTGTTCTTGCGGAAATGTCATAGTAAAATTGGATTTTAAAAAGTAGGTTCCTTCACTTTACTAGATAAAGTCATTCATGACATAATGAAGCTAATTTTAATAAGGAGCAAAAGtatgttttgttgtattttatgtcAAACATGTTTCCTAGTTTGTCTGGTCTAGTGCATGAAATGGAAACAATGCACATTGTGTCAAGAGCAGTGGTACCCGTGACAGTAGGGAGTTTACCTGATTTGTGagaattctttttaaaacccTTAGATGGATGAAGAATCAGTCTtgtaaaaagttattttaataaaaaatttaaaaccttaGTACATTTATTTTGACTGGCAAACTACTTTGAGTTGTACATTGTTTGGTGTTGTGAGGCAATTAGTAATggtcttctaaaaataaaaacttttaaactcAATTGCTTAATAAGAATTTaccaattttttttcaaagtcttAAACACTTTCCTTATTAACATTTCAGTGGTAATATCCGAGATCTTTAAATAGTTCAAAGTCAGAGAACTTTTTGGGCATTGATTTGGAGCTTAATGACTTACTCATTCGTATTCTAATGTCAagatgagaaaaaatatttttgtctacTATGTTTAGAAGTtgcaaaaataatttatattgatAAATGATTTGAACATCTAAAGTATTTTGCTTATTGAATTTTTCAAAATTACATAAATTTATTCCAAAGGTTCAAATGGAAAAATGATTAAATCTTAATTTATGGTATCTGCCaaaaaatatttagagaaaatgAAGTTTTCATAACATAGTAAAGGGACCTCTATACAAATGTCaaatataagattaaaaaaaatcaattaaatgcTATATTATTAATATCAAGTATTTTGAGATGTATGATTTAAGCTATACACACTTATAAAGTTGTCTCTGGGGAGTGTGTCCTTTTGCAACAAattaaaaggatttttaaaatgtatattgcaATATGCCTAAGTTCATCCTAAGTATCATTGAATTATTAGTGCTTTTAAATAGAAAGTATAAAACTGAAttgttaaaaagtattttttcctcCAAATGCAAAATGTACTAATAttaacctttttctttcctctcgtTGGCCCGTGTTATCAAGCTAAAGATTTGTTAGCTTaggtttttttaaatagtaatgtTTCTACTGAACATACATAATTGAATAATCTATGTTAATAGCATATTAATAGAAAATTTTGAATGCCTGGTTACTCTTCCAAGAGTTATGGGTTAAAATGCATAGAATTCATATTGTTAATGAGGAATTTGCTGAATGAATAATTGGATGTATTTGGgggtcatttttaaattaatttatgacATTATGGTTTGGTTTCCATAAGAGACCAAGTATCTTGAGTTGCCTTTGAAGACTTACATAATTCTGATGAATTGGCATGAGACTATGATCCAACCATTAAGATTTCTTTTCTACAGTTATTTTCTCTAGAGAATGTGATACTTTGCTCTGGCTTAAGGTTTGCCTGCTTTTCCCCCAAACCATCTAAAATTTGTCATAATCAACTGTAGATCTCTTGGACGACTATAAACACATGCTGATGGATTACTTTCATACACATTATTGAATGCAGTAATCTTACTAATTAATGTCAAATCTTAACTTAGTTATAAGCTTATCTTTGCCAGTATAGCCTGTGtataatttcatatttctttatgtctgccAAATATGGACTTCAGATGCTTCTGTCTCAGCAGTAAGTGTCTATATCCATTATAAAGTAGAGTGCTTATTTTGGGAACCTGAGATTTCTTTGGTTCCATAGGCAGTGATTcatgttttggtttttcattctTACAACTTACTAGATTTATATTTGAACTCATGAAACTTGTATCTTTACTTTGTGAAAAATATGACTTCAATAAGTTATTCTTATTAAGTTATCTTGCAAAATAAGATATAATTAACTTGCTTCCACTATGGAGTATGTCCTTATATGATGCTATGATACATGTTCTTAGAAAAGTTTATAGGGATTCCCTCATACTGAGTCAAGTGATTACAGATGGAAGCTTCTCCCTCTAAAGTTTTGACTGATTTTgatattaattttatatccagGTTCTTGGTAGTTTTCTGGATATAATTTTGTTCTAATGAATCAATAGCTGATGAGAAATTTTCATGTAATGAGACTTTAGAAAATCCTTAGGAAACACTGGACATCCAGTTCTGGCAATTTGTTATGCTGCTGTGGAAAAGTACTTGTTTTTCAGTTCAACAATTTCATAactgatattttgttttttatttgaagtAGTTACTGCTATCTATCCCTATGTGTGAATAATCttgactatttttttaaattggttaaaTTTGAAAGCAATAAAAGTGAGAAGCCTTCGAGATGATGTCTATTTTAGGCATGTGTTTGTGTGACGTGTAACAAAGAGAGTGCACTTTCTGGAACTTCTGGAAAGCAGCTTCCTCTGTGGAATGCTTAGTTGGAATTAGTAGGATTCCGACAAGGGCAGACCTATTTTGGGACACCTTCCAAAGGTATTTTAGATACCGAAGTATCAAAAGAGGTCCGTCTTTTTATCTTCCATGGGTGGCTTCTCCTCAAAGATAGCCCCTTTATACAAACATAGGGACAGAATTAGAATAAtaagatatttttattcatttttttcaaagctgtgccctttgatttttaaaatggcaaCTAGGTAAAGCATTTTATTATGTCATTGAAACTTAGTAACTTTGAGCAAAATAGGCATGTATTACTCCCTAGAAATCTTATTTTTGTGATAATCCCAGATATACAGCTTAATCGTGTAATTTTTGTGATGTTGATGGTTTGCTCCTTTGAAGCTTAACCTCAGAGATGATGTGGTGAAAATTACAATCGATTGGAACAGGCTCCAGAGCCTCTCAGCATCCCAGCCTGCATTGCTTCTCACTGCACTTGAACAGCACGTTTTGTATTTACAGGTAAATTTCATATTAGAAATGTTTACTGGGATAGTGAAATAGAAATTAATTACAGTTAAATAAGCTGCAGTATTTGTCAGTTCTACTTCAGCACTCTGCTAATAGTGTTATTAATAAAAGGTTACTTAAATCTATACTGAGTCTAAGTATGTTCATTTCACTCCGGATAGTTATGAGAATATAGTCCAATAGGCCAATGTGGGTATGAAATTGAATAAATGCAGTTCTATTCAATTCTAGGCTTTGCTGAAAATTCAATACAGTTCATCTCTGGTGGGTTATAATTAAGCAATAAGACACGGCAGGTGTGAGTCATGCTATGATAATGATTCCATGCCTTGGGTGAGTTTGGAGGCTCATGGAGTGCTTTCAGTGGTTCAAGAAGTGGCATTATCCCAGCATGACACATCCTGGAGTGTCTGTTGCAATTAAACAGTTTcagcatagtttttaaaaagaaagtcattTCTGTGACATTAATGTTTCATCTTAGTGAGTAGCCAGTCACTGTTTCCtttaataatttgaaataatttattcttGATATTGGAAGTCAATATTGAATTATTTATAATAGTATtgttacattttttaatatttcagtttaAGAAATGAACAGTGTTATGACCTTGCTGGTTGTTGTTGAACAGCTCTGCAAGTGTAATTGACGTGAGTTGCAGGTTTTCTGTAATCCAAGTGAAATGTGAAGCCTCAGGGATGAGCAGAGCTGCTTCTCCTCCCGGTCACTGTCCTGTGTTGAAGATGTCATAAGGTTTCAGAAGAGTACTTGGCATAGCAAACAGTGGAACAAACAAAATTGTATGAAAACATGCTCGGGATATTGTTTAGGAATAATGTGTTAATTTTCAGCCCTGCATTCATTAACTAAGTTAACAGTTTGTTTAAAGGGCAGGTGATGAGCTATAGAACTCAATTGTGGGCCATATTGGGGTGGGGATGGCTAGGAAGACCAGAAGTAGCTGAATTTCCACtatgaagaaacatttttttttaaatctactctAGTTAGAATGATCTGTTTCCATCTGGGGGTCTTTgtagcattttttgttttgtttgttttgttccttttttttttctttcttctcccattgttcattttctttataaaatttccATTTCCTGACCTAATAAGATACCTTGCTATGTCAGAAAAGGGCTGAATGTTCACTTAGTGTAACACCTATATGCTTCATGTCCATGCTCTCCCATTCATTTTGGCCAACTGCACTTTGAAGTGGAGAGTCTCCGGATCCTGTGATAATGCAGGCCGTTGCTGAGCGAGAGAGCGCTGCTCTCCTGCTAAGGAGGGGGATACGAAGCCTAGGGCTCTGAGTGACGTGTTAATTAAGAGGCATCCAGGCCAGAGACTAAAAGCTTTGATTTGGCACAGAATAAAAGATGAGTGACAGGGTGATTTCCTCAAAGAACTATTTAAATTTcctcaggttttctttttctttttttttgggggggggggtttcgagacagggtttctctgtgtagctttgcgcctctcctggaactcacttagtatcccaggctggcctcaaactcacagagatccgcctggctctgcctcccgagtgctgggattaaaggcgtgcgccaccaccgcccggcttctttttcttttttcaaataatttttacaGCAAACGATAGGGCAACAGTAGTAGAAAACAGTAAACACGTGTGTGGTCAGACCTGTGTTTCCTCATGTGCCAGCTTTTTGTATTTAATAACTGATAATACTCACTTACTCAGCATCAGTTTATATAAATACATCACTAATTGAGATTAATTTGAACCTGAGCAGATGTCACTGTGTTCTTTTCAGCCTTTTTTAGCAAAACTTCAATCTGTAATTAAAGAGAATTCAACTGCAGTTGAAGAGATAAGACAGACAGAAACGGAGACCAAGAAGGAAGTAAATGCTAAGCATCCCACTGGGGACCTACAAGATGAAGGAAAGCTCAAAGACTGTGATGTAGATGTGAAAAAGACACAAATCCATTTTGATCCAGAAGTAGTTCAAATAAAGGCTGGCAAAGCAGAAGTAAGTTTGGGTGGTGCAGGCTTAGGGGCAGGGGACATTACTTTGAAAAGTTCTGTTGTGTTTGattgttaaaatatttgttgTTTGTAGATTGACAGACGAATATCTGCGTTTAttgaaagaaaacaagctgaaaTCAATGAGAACAACGTCAGGGAATTTTGCAATGTTATCGATTGTAATCAA
Coding sequences:
- the Mbip gene encoding MAP3K12-binding inhibitory protein 1 isoform X2 → MAAAAEHSSSGSSERSPEGSSSPLLTREVLCELFRSLHTLTGQLNLRDDVVKITIDWNRLQSLSASQPALLLTALEQHVLYLQPFLAKLQSVIKENSTAVEEIRQTETETKKEVNAKHPTGDLQDEGKLKDCDVDVKKTQIHFDPEVVQIKAGKAEIDRRISAFIERKQAEINENNVREFCNVIDCNQENSCARTDAIFTPYPGFKSHVKVSRVVNTYGPQTRPEGIPGSGHKPAGMLRDCGNEAVEERLQNIEAHLRLQTGGPVPRDIYQRIKKLEDKILELEGISPEYFQSVNFSGKRRKVQPPQNYSLAELDEKISALKRSLLRKSREAESMASHHLP
- the Mbip gene encoding MAP3K12-binding inhibitory protein 1 isoform X1, whose protein sequence is MAAAAEHSSSGSSERSPEGSSSPLLTREVLCELFRSLHTLTGQLNLRDDVVKITIDWNRLQSLSASQPALLLTALEQHVLYLQPFLAKLQSVIKENSTAVEEIRQTETETKKEVNAKHPTGDLQDEGKLKDCDVDVKKTQIHFDPEVVQIKAGKAEIDRRISAFIERKQAEINENNVREFCNVIDCNQENSCARTDAIFTPYPGFKSHVKVSRVVNTYGPQTRPEGIPGSGHKPAGMLRDCGNEAVEERLQNIEAHLRLQTGGPVPRDIYQRIKKLEDKILELEGISPEYFQSVNFSGKRRKVQPPQQNYSLAELDEKISALKRSLLRKSREAESMASHHLP